In Gossypium arboreum isolate Shixiya-1 chromosome 5, ASM2569848v2, whole genome shotgun sequence, a single genomic region encodes these proteins:
- the LOC108485612 gene encoding formin-like protein 5 has protein sequence MEITVDPPPLWPQPIISAPRRRPPSPVFSLPVLIILLPILALLLLFLVVPPFLSVTAQILRPLGVRKSWDSLNVFLVLFAIICGVLARRNDDDDGHNGNGIRNDSISGDNSKPSGHHVSQQWFGHPERKIYDDGAPINVRPSPATSVRRLKRSSSSYPDLRQDSLWENNEDRFRFFDDFEINKYRSSTGYGDHQVHVLRRSWRNEFEESEAKVIPVDTFVLRSSTSSTPSKTPPPLTPPPPPPPPPAAPRHKPRRTYQAAGQKDKVMNRNDRVDQFDEIKSPSGTPPSPPPPPPRRPPSPLVQVGNRSEQKYSKLQRRKSNATKEIKMVFASLRKRKKKHKSTDHDHQQDCPLHSPPQPPSYYSTSTRPTSPPPPPPPPPPPPSSVFQKYNLFRKGSKSKKIHSVPAPPPPPPPAAFSFSKRSSKQNIQITPPPPPPPPPPPAPPPPPAVTSYTKRLSKQKSQIPPPAPPTTPPESSRKANNGRPPLPIKANTSYYDENVNSGGQSPFIPIPPPPPPPPFKMPEFKFVFRGDFVKIRSSPSSRCSSPDLEEIDVSSSKDDTETASMMEGDDGAGIAGVPVFCPSPDVNAKAETFIARLRAGWKLEKINSLREKQRT, from the coding sequence ATGGAAATAACCGTAGATCCTCCGCCGTTATGGCCACAGCCGATCATCTCCGCACCTCGCCGACGGCCACCTTCTCCTGTTTTCAGCCTACCTGTTCTCATCATTCTCTTGCCCATCCTCGCATTGCTTCTCTTGTTCCTCGTGGTCCCTCCTTTTCTCTCCGTCACCGCTCAGATTCTTAGACCTCTCGGTGTCAGAAAAAGCTGGGACTCTCTCAACGTCTTTCTGGTCTTGTTTGCTATTATTTGCGGCGTTTTGGCTAGAAGAAACGACGACGATGATGGCCACAACGGCAACGGCATTAGAAATGATAGTATTAGCGGTGATAATAGTAAGCCAAGCGGCCACCATGTTTCGCAACAATGGTTTGGGCATCCGGAAAGAAAGATATATGATGACGGTGCTCCGATCAATGTGAGACCGTCGCCGGCAACCAGTGTGAGGAGGTTGAAGAGAAGCAGTAGCTCGTACCCAGATCTGAGACAGGATTCTTTGTGGGAGAATAATGAAGATCGGTTTcggttttttgatgattttgaaataaataaatatcgaTCTTCAACGGGTTATGGTGATCATCAAGTTCATGTGCTTCGTAGGAGTTGGAGGAATGAGTTCGAAGAATCGGAAGCGAAGGTTATTCCCGTTGATACCTTTGTGCTTCGTTCTTCTACTTCATCAACTCCGTCAAAGACTCCACCGCCTTTAACGCCGCCTCCACCGCCGCCGCCGCCTCCTGCAGCCCCACGTCATAAACCAAGACGAACTTATCAGGCAGCCGGACAGAAAGATAAGGTGATGAATCGGAACGATCGTGTTGATCAATTCGATGAAATTAAATCTCCATCAGGAACACCACCATCGCCTCCGCCGCCACCTCCTCGGCGGCCACCATCGCCGCTGGTTCAAGTGGGAAATAGATCAGAGCAGAAGTATTCGAAGTTGCAACGTAGAAAAAGTAATGCAACCAAAGAAATTAAGATGGTTTTTGCTTCGTTaaggaagagaaagaagaaaCACAAGTCAACAGATCATGATCATCAGCAAGATTGTCCTTTACATTCTCCACCACAGCCACCGTCTTATTACTCTACTAGCACACGACCAACATCGCCCCCACCACCTCCGCCGCCGCCGCCGCCGCCTCCATCCTCTGTCTTTCAGAAATACAATCTCTTCAGAAAAGGCAGCAAAAGCAAAAAAATCCATTCTGTTCCTGCACCTCCACCTCCACCACCGCCAGCAGCATTCTCGTTTTCAAAACGATCATCTAAGCAAAACATTCAGAttacaccaccaccaccaccaccaccaccaccaccgcccgcaccaccaccaccaccagcaGTCACTTCTTATACAAAAAGATTATCAAAGCAAAAGAGTCAGATCCCACCACCTGCACCACCAACAACGCCACCTGAATCTTCAAGGAAGGCAAACAACGGCAGACCGCCATTGCCAATAAAAGCAAATACTAGCTATTACGACGAGAACGTGAACAGCGGTGGACAGTCACCATTTATTCCGATTCCACCACCGCCACCCCCACCACCATTTAAGATGCCAGAGTTTAAATTCGTGTTCCGTGGGGATTTTGTTAAGATACGAAGCAGTCCTAGTTCTCGCTGTAGCTCTCCAGACTTGGAAGAAATTGATGTTTCTTCAAGCAAAGATGATACAGAAACAGCGAGCATGATGGAGGGTGATGATGGGGCTGGCATTGCAGGCGTCCCAGTGTTCTGTCCAAGTCCCGATGTTAACGCTAAAGCTGAGACCTTTATTGCCAGACTCCGGGCCGGATGGAAATTAGAGAAAATAAACTCTTTGAGAGAGAAGCAAAGGACATAA